The DNA region GTCCATTAATTTAAATTGCGATTCCTTAAGGAGTCTAAAGCTATTTTCTTTAGAGCCAAAATAAGCTACAGCACTTGTGATGCTTAAAATAATTACAATCAAAATCCCAACATAAAGTGTTAGTTTTGAAGATACACTCCCTAATTTCCCTTGTTTTACCATACCTATCCTTCTTGTATTGAAATTAAATTTAGGATAAATATTGTATTTAAATTTTATTTAAAAAATTTGAAAATAGTTTTTATTATTTACTTTATATTAATTTTTTTTATGGATAAATTTTTTCGCCCTCTCCCATAGTCTAAAACCCAAATTTTTAGCTTTTTTAATATTTAAATTTTTATATTTTTCGCTTGTTCTTTTTTCTAATTTTAAAAAATTCGCATTTAAATCGTTCATCTTTCTTTGTGCAAATTCATTAAAGTCATTGATTTTAGGATTTTTCTTAAGTTCCACCAAAAAGAAGTTTATTTGCTCTCTATTTTCATTTGCAAAGCGTTTAAGTTTGGCAAAAATGCTATCAAACTCCTCTTCGATTAAACGCTCAATTAGCTCTTTTGAAGGGTTTTTTTGCTTTTTTGCCTCTGTTTTTAACAAGGATACAAAATCGTCCTCAATGCCGATTAATTCTTTACTTTTAAGTCGAATTTCCTCCTCAAATTCGATGAAAGTAAGAGAATTTTTAAATTTTTCTATCCCCAAACTAATGCCATCACTCACACCTCTAACCGCTCCTAAAACCAAGTCTTTGGCAAAAACTATGCTTTCATTTGCAAGCTCAAACACCACATTTAAAACAAGGCTTGAAATTTGCAAAATTCTTTCTTTTTCAAAATGCGACTCACAAATGGCATTATAGACCAAATTTTTAGCAATCTCCTCGCTCGTTAGCTCTATATCCTCACCCTTTTCAAGTGTCGTTAAAAAGGCACTTTCGGCTGTTTCTTTCAAAATGCCTAACATCTCAATGTCAAATAAAATTGCCCCATCAAGCCCCTTAGAAAACTCATTTTTGAAATTTGACTCTTGTAATATTTTTTCAAATTCTAAAAAGCGATGGCTGATTTGATTTTTCAAAGAAATTTTATAATTTTCTATTTGCCCCTCAAGTCTCTCCGCTTCCGCTATAAGAGCATAAAGCGAATTTTGTGCGTCCTTAGTGTTAGCCCTAACCATCGCTTTAATCACCTTTGTTATATTTTCTTCATCAAACAAACCAAGCTTTTTCAAAATGTCTAAAAAGCCTAGTAAAAGTTCATTTAGGGCATTTGCTTTTTGATTTTCTTGCTTATAGACTAAATTAAAACTTAAATCCTCCAAAATTTCCTTCACATTTTCAGGGCTTAAATTTGACAAAGAATTTTCAAAAATCATTAGGGTATTTTTCATCGTTTGCCTTTCTACAATACAAATTTAGATTTTTCTTTAAGTTTTGCAAAAATAGAAAGCCTATCTTCCTTACTATCCACATAAACGCTTAATAAATAGCTTTGATATTTACCATTTTTACTTGAATTTGAAGCCTTATATTTAAATTCCCTCTGCTTTAAAATGCTTTCAAAAAGCTCTCCTGCCCTCTCTTCACGCTCAAGTATGACCTTAAAATC from Campylobacter upsaliensis includes:
- a CDS encoding HP0495 family protein encodes the protein MVNLCDFKQEPIINYPTFWDFKVILEREERAGELFESILKQREFKYKASNSSKNGKYQSYLLSVYVDSKEDRLSIFAKLKEKSKFVL